In Clostridia bacterium, a single window of DNA contains:
- a CDS encoding family 16 glycosylhydrolase gives MERFATEKALLCSGIAERGRKNLRRCIAEAEKASGDRAVLNGLHRAVNSVRPAKTKRTEGALPEIITVAAGGRKSADFPMREAAPCDGIALEVEYDGRSGDATLTVGVGSDAGFSYIEGIGLSQEKTTFWLTYDLFVPAVRRAERIVVALESDEDVEVRVTPLCFFSEQVEPDLRTPYSEDPVTETRNDRFYKIVDIATGRALALVPRIKETDLRWEQSLIHTDKGQHLALEKRARDYTQEWQLYKTEYGKYHVINKSNANHIQLDEHGKPFPTDVNMNCPSQDFDLLPAGPGKFSIIGEGGRPLTCENCKDGVWALFEIAEDEWVETFRDDFDGEELDRSVWGVYNKKIRPDTEPVYFLDRKENFWTEDGNLVIRTSGDGYDGIPQTGAYMDTRGLYGVTYCKMEMRARLATGAWIWPAFWSMGIVGNWPYQGEIDVMELVGGGEHGELDSKLFGTLHWATEVSKHMEKGVDFCFKDYENLNDRYHTYAAEWEYDHLRLYTDDMLYMAMHLDSDGKKWGFGDNPHYLILNTSVRGPGEEKAYPETPAESLYYIDWVRCCKRAGEVTCAAEPVEDAKAPDYVNGAAREWLNKVCASPDGRYAAAAGQGGEVFVYGQHKDELLFTLREPEVAVEAITFTPDGSRLCVPNRDGEIFIYDCADFTKAPLVIDDAGTFNEFAAFTPDGKAFLAGGRDTIERGRPNAKESRVLRLWGVDGALISEAATGSDVRNAAVSADGKLAAAVCSDGSARVYELPLLTQVFRFDNEDGAAMRGVDFAPDGSLAFSDEAGRIYLCDLKKKKVCAAGKVNPSSVRRVRFSPDGSSLLAVCADNCARLFDSATGTQSATLGGFAELVSEAKFSPDGKRIAVSSYDGSVRLFDGDGAYLTALRTDNPKGRWVMDIAFSADGSRLFAAMGILNTDYCVWNI, from the coding sequence AAGCGGACGGAAGGCGCGCTGCCTGAAATCATCACCGTCGCCGCCGGCGGCAGAAAGTCCGCCGACTTCCCGATGCGTGAGGCCGCGCCCTGCGACGGCATCGCGCTCGAGGTCGAGTACGACGGCAGAAGCGGCGACGCGACGCTGACCGTAGGCGTCGGTTCCGACGCCGGATTCTCCTATATCGAGGGCATCGGACTTTCACAGGAGAAGACGACGTTTTGGCTGACTTACGATCTTTTCGTTCCCGCGGTCAGGCGCGCGGAGCGCATCGTCGTCGCGCTTGAGTCCGACGAGGACGTCGAAGTGCGCGTAACGCCGCTCTGCTTCTTCAGCGAGCAGGTAGAGCCGGATCTCCGCACGCCTTACTCCGAGGATCCCGTTACGGAAACGCGCAACGACAGGTTCTATAAGATCGTCGATATAGCGACCGGACGCGCCCTCGCGCTCGTCCCGCGCATAAAGGAGACCGACCTGCGCTGGGAGCAGTCGCTGATCCACACCGACAAGGGACAGCACCTCGCGCTTGAGAAGCGCGCCCGCGACTATACGCAGGAGTGGCAGCTCTATAAGACCGAATACGGCAAATACCACGTTATCAACAAATCCAACGCCAATCATATCCAGCTCGACGAGCATGGCAAGCCCTTCCCGACGGACGTCAATATGAACTGTCCGTCGCAGGATTTCGACCTGCTGCCCGCCGGCCCGGGCAAGTTCTCGATAATAGGCGAGGGCGGCAGGCCACTGACCTGCGAGAACTGCAAGGACGGCGTTTGGGCGCTCTTCGAGATCGCCGAGGACGAATGGGTGGAAACCTTCCGCGACGACTTTGACGGCGAGGAGCTCGACAGGAGCGTATGGGGCGTCTATAACAAAAAGATAAGGCCGGATACCGAGCCGGTCTATTTCCTCGACCGCAAGGAGAACTTTTGGACGGAAGACGGCAACCTCGTCATCCGCACCTCCGGCGACGGATACGACGGCATCCCGCAGACCGGCGCGTATATGGATACGCGCGGGCTCTACGGCGTTACCTACTGCAAGATGGAGATGCGCGCGCGTCTCGCCACCGGCGCGTGGATATGGCCCGCGTTCTGGTCGATGGGCATCGTCGGCAACTGGCCGTACCAGGGCGAGATCGACGTCATGGAGCTCGTCGGCGGAGGCGAACACGGCGAGCTGGACTCCAAGCTCTTCGGCACGCTCCACTGGGCGACCGAGGTCAGCAAGCACATGGAGAAAGGCGTCGACTTCTGCTTCAAGGATTACGAGAATCTCAACGACCGCTACCACACATACGCGGCGGAGTGGGAATACGACCACCTGCGCCTTTACACCGACGATATGCTCTATATGGCGATGCACCTCGACTCCGACGGCAAGAAATGGGGCTTCGGCGACAACCCGCACTACCTCATTCTCAACACCTCCGTCAGAGGCCCCGGTGAAGAGAAGGCGTATCCCGAAACGCCGGCCGAATCGCTCTATTATATCGACTGGGTGCGCTGCTGCAAGCGCGCCGGAGAAGTGACCTGCGCTGCCGAACCGGTCGAAGACGCGAAAGCGCCCGACTACGTCAACGGCGCGGCGCGCGAATGGCTCAACAAGGTCTGCGCCTCTCCGGACGGCAGATACGCCGCCGCCGCGGGGCAGGGCGGAGAGGTCTTCGTCTACGGGCAGCATAAAGACGAGCTGCTCTTCACGCTGCGCGAGCCGGAGGTCGCCGTCGAGGCGATCACCTTCACTCCGGACGGGAGCAGGCTCTGTGTGCCGAACCGCGACGGAGAAATATTCATCTACGACTGCGCCGACTTCACGAAGGCGCCGCTAGTCATCGACGACGCCGGCACCTTCAACGAGTTCGCCGCCTTCACGCCGGACGGCAAGGCCTTCCTCGCCGGCGGCAGAGACACGATCGAGCGCGGCAGGCCGAACGCGAAGGAAAGCCGCGTCCTGCGCCTCTGGGGCGTAGACGGAGCGCTGATTTCAGAAGCCGCGACCGGCAGCGACGTGAGAAACGCCGCGGTTTCCGCGGACGGCAAACTCGCCGCCGCTGTCTGCTCGGACGGCAGCGCGCGCGTTTACGAGCTGCCGCTGCTGACGCAGGTATTCCGCTTCGATAACGAAGACGGCGCCGCGATGCGCGGAGTCGACTTCGCGCCGGACGGTTCCCTCGCTTTCTCCGACGAGGCGGGCAGAATATACCTCTGCGACCTGAAGAAAAAGAAGGTGTGCGCCGCCGGCAAGGTCAACCCGTCCTCTGTGCGCCGCGTGCGCTTCTCACCGGACGGCTCGAGTCTGCTCGCGGTCTGCGCGGATAACTGCGCCCGCCTGTTCGACTCCGCGACCGGAACTCAGTCCGCGACGCTCGGCGGCTTCGCCGAGCTCGTCAGCGAGGCGAAGTTCTCGCCGGACGGAAAGCGCATCGCCGTTTCTTCCTACGACGGCAGCGTCAGACTTTTCGACGGCGACGGAGCTTATCTGACTGCGCTCCGCACCGACAACCCCAAGGGCAGATGGGTCATGGATATTGCCTTCTCCGCCGACGGCTCGCGTTTGTTTGCGGCGATGGGCATTCTGAATACCGACTACTGCGTCTGGAATATTTGA